A window from Paenibacillus antri encodes these proteins:
- a CDS encoding response regulator transcription factor, whose amino-acid sequence MTKIRIVIADDQTLLRDGLQTIINLEEDMEVVASADNGIAAMEAVRRFRPDLVLMDIRMPGIDGIEATRRLLDEFPDLVVVVLTTFLEDQYIVDSMAYGASGFLLKDMPGDKIIQSIRDAAAGQMMLPSSVAGKLASRISLLTSGYHKPRLAGKLKRQGIAFTDRERQIIQLLLESKSNKEIAGALFLTEGTAKNYISIIYQKIGVNERSKAIHCLKELFADE is encoded by the coding sequence ATGACCAAGATTCGCATTGTGATCGCCGACGATCAGACGCTGTTGCGAGACGGCTTGCAAACGATTATTAATTTGGAAGAAGACATGGAGGTCGTCGCTTCGGCCGATAACGGCATCGCCGCTATGGAAGCGGTCCGCCGGTTCCGTCCGGATCTCGTCCTTATGGACATCCGCATGCCCGGCATCGACGGCATCGAAGCGACGCGGCGGCTGCTGGACGAGTTTCCCGACCTGGTCGTCGTCGTCTTGACCACCTTCTTGGAGGACCAGTACATCGTGGACAGCATGGCGTACGGTGCAAGCGGTTTCCTCTTGAAGGACATGCCCGGGGACAAAATCATCCAATCGATCCGCGACGCCGCTGCGGGACAGATGATGCTTCCCTCCTCCGTGGCCGGCAAGCTGGCCTCTCGAATTTCGCTTCTCACCTCCGGGTACCACAAGCCCCGCCTCGCCGGTAAGCTGAAGCGGCAAGGCATCGCCTTCACCGATCGGGAGCGGCAAATCATACAGCTGCTGCTCGAAAGCAAGTCGAACAAGGAAATCGCGGGCGCGCTCTTCCTCACCGAAGGCACGGCCAAAAATTACATCAGCATCATTTACCAGAAAATCGGAGTGAACGAACGCTCTAAGGCCATCCACTGCCTTAAGGAGCTCTTCGCCGACGAATGA
- a CDS encoding styrene monooxygenase/indole monooxygenase family protein, with protein MRKKKIAVIGAGIAALTLAYAIRKDDLFDVTVYAAKNADEIRNGRIPSTQIHFDRFLRTEERFGIGPYGDVYDVKEIELLVGGQKMFKGRVNARAVSIDQREYLAALQEGLKRQGADVRKRRASPEDISLFADEYDLIVDCTGKIGPVVDFPIYDRIRNAPVAPQRVCSAGMFRGLAPDEEQKMAFNIVPGLGELFETSTMTRHGPARVLLFEPIPGSEMDCIKGDKGPDVFAKEMLGALDAYFPHIRERVDPNEFRLVDPNAYMRVAIKPELRIPYATANGTLALGCGDSVALNDPITGQGANAASYCAEALYDVLAEHRDATWDSALGERYWDRTREFATKMTEWTNGMMGPLSDSFSELLGRATQNQAVADEVVGLFLDPIQAHRVFFASSMLEA; from the coding sequence GTGAGGAAGAAGAAAATCGCAGTGATCGGCGCGGGCATCGCCGCGCTGACGCTGGCGTACGCCATCCGTAAGGACGATCTGTTCGACGTGACGGTGTACGCAGCGAAGAATGCCGACGAGATTCGGAACGGCCGCATTCCGTCGACGCAAATTCACTTCGACCGGTTCCTTCGGACGGAGGAACGGTTCGGGATCGGGCCGTACGGAGACGTCTATGACGTGAAGGAAATCGAACTGCTCGTGGGCGGACAGAAAATGTTCAAAGGCCGCGTGAACGCCAGAGCCGTCAGCATCGATCAGCGGGAATATTTGGCAGCCCTTCAGGAAGGGCTCAAGAGGCAAGGGGCGGACGTCCGGAAGCGACGGGCGTCTCCCGAGGATATTAGCCTGTTCGCCGATGAATACGATCTGATCGTCGACTGCACCGGCAAGATCGGTCCGGTCGTCGATTTCCCGATCTACGATCGTATCCGCAACGCGCCCGTCGCGCCCCAGCGCGTCTGCTCCGCGGGGATGTTCCGGGGCCTCGCGCCGGACGAAGAACAGAAGATGGCCTTTAACATCGTGCCGGGTTTGGGGGAGCTGTTCGAGACGTCGACGATGACCCGGCACGGTCCGGCGCGCGTGCTCTTGTTCGAGCCGATCCCGGGAAGCGAGATGGATTGCATCAAAGGGGATAAGGGACCGGACGTCTTCGCGAAGGAAATGCTGGGCGCGCTGGATGCGTATTTCCCCCATATTCGCGAGAGAGTCGATCCGAACGAATTCCGCTTGGTCGATCCGAACGCCTACATGCGCGTCGCGATCAAGCCGGAGCTGCGCATCCCGTACGCGACGGCGAACGGCACGCTGGCGCTCGGCTGCGGCGACAGCGTCGCGCTGAACGATCCGATCACCGGTCAGGGCGCGAATGCGGCTTCCTATTGCGCGGAGGCGCTCTACGACGTGTTGGCGGAGCATCGGGATGCGACATGGGATTCCGCCCTCGGCGAGCGGTATTGGGACCGGACCCGGGAGTTCGCGACGAAGATGACGGAGTGGACGAACGGCATGATGGGGCCGCTATCGGACTCGTTCTCGGAGCTGTTGGGCCGGGCGACGCAGAACCAAGCCGTCGCGGACGAAGTCGTCGGGCTGTTCCTCGATCCGATCCAGGCGCATCGGGTGTTCTTCGCTTCCTCCATGCTCGAGGCTTGA
- a CDS encoding NAD(P)/FAD-dependent oxidoreductase has protein sequence MYDSPSSKHHELFIIGAGASGLMAAVTARDLGIDVGIVESNDRVGKKVLTTGNGRCNITNQSTLAGTDEAAALSQKYHSSQAEFPLPVLKQFGVRQTVEFFNALGLPLVAIENGRMYPMSLQAASVLEIFRIALEDRDVPIYFKTKVSDVKVSTGHPRFTIVCQTEAEGQVVYTSDYLFLCTGGLTAPKTGTDGSGYTLAQRLGHTLIHPVPGIVQLKLDYPYLKELSGVKFEGLGHIVVGGECIRSEYGEILFTDYGASGPPILQLSRKAAYRLAKGDKVVLSLELMPDRTEEEVVDFLDTHWGMFGHRTVAASFIGILNKKLIPVLLKEAGIDQEPNLLCQDLSWKTKKILYRLMKQWDFPVLDTNGFANAQTTAGGIDTTELKAGTLESKLVPGLYLCGEVMDVDGDCGGYNLQWAWSSGYAAAMALADRLTGAE, from the coding sequence ATGTATGACTCTCCCTCTTCAAAGCACCATGAACTGTTTATTATCGGCGCCGGCGCTTCGGGCCTCATGGCCGCCGTCACTGCGCGAGACCTCGGGATCGACGTCGGCATCGTCGAGAGCAACGATAGGGTCGGGAAGAAGGTATTGACGACCGGCAACGGGCGCTGCAATATTACGAACCAATCTACGTTGGCGGGTACGGACGAGGCGGCCGCTTTATCGCAAAAATACCATAGCAGCCAAGCGGAGTTTCCGCTGCCCGTGCTGAAGCAATTCGGCGTTCGGCAAACCGTCGAATTTTTCAACGCGCTCGGCCTTCCGCTGGTCGCGATAGAGAACGGCCGGATGTACCCGATGTCGCTGCAGGCGGCGTCGGTGTTGGAAATTTTCCGAATCGCGCTGGAGGATCGGGACGTCCCGATCTACTTCAAGACCAAAGTGTCGGACGTGAAGGTGTCGACGGGTCATCCGCGGTTCACGATTGTATGTCAGACGGAGGCGGAGGGACAGGTCGTATATACCAGCGATTATCTCTTCCTCTGCACGGGCGGCCTGACCGCTCCGAAAACCGGAACGGACGGCTCCGGTTATACGCTGGCCCAGCGGCTGGGACACACCCTAATCCATCCGGTGCCGGGGATCGTGCAATTGAAGCTGGACTATCCGTATTTGAAGGAGCTGTCCGGCGTCAAATTCGAGGGTTTGGGTCACATCGTCGTAGGCGGCGAATGCATCCGCAGCGAATACGGGGAAATTTTGTTTACGGACTACGGCGCCTCCGGCCCGCCGATTCTCCAGTTAAGCCGGAAGGCCGCGTATCGCCTCGCGAAAGGGGACAAGGTCGTCCTGTCGCTTGAGTTGATGCCGGACCGCACGGAGGAAGAGGTCGTCGATTTTCTGGATACGCACTGGGGCATGTTCGGGCACCGGACGGTCGCGGCTTCCTTCATCGGCATCTTAAACAAGAAGCTGATCCCCGTCCTGTTGAAAGAGGCGGGCATCGATCAGGAGCCGAACCTGCTCTGTCAAGATCTATCGTGGAAAACGAAGAAAATCTTGTATCGACTGATGAAGCAATGGGACTTTCCCGTGCTAGACACGAACGGCTTCGCGAATGCGCAGACGACGGCCGGCGGCATCGATACGACGGAGCTCAAAGCGGGAACGCTGGAATCCAAGCTCGTGCCGGGGCTCTACTTGTGCGGCGAGGTGATGGACGTGGACGGAGATTGCGGCGGCTATAACCTGCAATGGGCCTGGAGCTCCGGCTATGCCGCCGCGATGGCGCTCGCCGACCGTCTGACCGGCGCCGAGTAA
- a CDS encoding NAD(P)/FAD-dependent oxidoreductase, whose amino-acid sequence MNEDQTSMHHKLLIIGAGASGLMAAVTARDLGIDTAILDGNDRIGKKISMTGDGRCNITNESTATETDEAAALLRKYHGGQSDFPLPVLRQFGIRQTIDFFHVLGLPLTRLKEGFMYPMSLQAASVLDIFELALEDRSIPVYLNRKVVDVTVSKEHPRFTITCRTETEEQVVYTSEYLFLCTGGLTGQNAGTDGSGYELARRLGHTLVEPVPAIVQLKVQYPHLKALSGIKIQGQAHILANGEVVRSESGEIHFAEYGLSGPPILQLSRKAAFHLARGDSVTVSVDLMPGRTEEEVVEFLEMNWGTFEHRKVAESFTGFIHKKLIPVLLKEADIDQQPDLLCQDLSWRTKGVFYKILKRWDFKVTGTHSFENAQATAGGIDTRELVADTLESKLVPGLYMAGEVMDVDGDFGGYNLQWAWSSGYAAAMALGKHIFK is encoded by the coding sequence ATGAACGAAGATCAGACTTCCATGCACCACAAGCTGCTCATTATCGGCGCGGGCGCGTCAGGACTGATGGCCGCCGTTACCGCCCGGGATCTGGGGATCGATACCGCCATTCTTGACGGCAACGACCGGATCGGCAAGAAGATTTCCATGACGGGCGACGGGCGATGCAACATTACGAACGAATCCACTGCGACGGAGACGGACGAAGCGGCGGCTTTATTGCGCAAATATCACGGCGGTCAGTCCGACTTCCCGCTGCCTGTGCTGCGGCAATTCGGCATCCGACAAACCATAGATTTCTTCCATGTGCTCGGGCTTCCGCTTACGCGATTGAAGGAGGGCTTCATGTACCCGATGTCGCTGCAGGCCGCGTCCGTGTTGGACATTTTCGAGCTTGCGCTGGAGGATCGGAGCATTCCGGTATACCTGAACCGCAAAGTCGTGGATGTGACCGTATCGAAGGAGCATCCGCGATTTACGATAACATGCCGAACCGAGACGGAGGAGCAGGTTGTCTATACGAGCGAGTACCTGTTTCTATGCACAGGCGGCTTGACCGGCCAGAACGCGGGTACGGACGGCTCCGGGTACGAGCTGGCCCGACGCTTAGGGCACACCTTAGTCGAGCCGGTGCCAGCCATCGTGCAATTGAAGGTGCAGTATCCGCATCTGAAGGCGTTGTCCGGCATCAAAATCCAAGGACAAGCCCATATCCTCGCGAACGGCGAAGTCGTCCGCAGCGAATCCGGCGAAATTCATTTCGCCGAATACGGCCTCTCCGGCCCGCCGATTCTCCAGCTTAGCCGGAAGGCTGCGTTCCATCTCGCCAGAGGGGATTCCGTGACCGTATCCGTCGATCTGATGCCGGGCCGCACCGAGGAAGAGGTCGTCGAATTCCTGGAGATGAACTGGGGAACCTTCGAGCACCGGAAAGTCGCGGAGTCGTTCACCGGGTTCATCCACAAGAAGCTGATTCCCGTCCTGCTGAAGGAAGCGGACATCGATCAACAGCCGGACCTGCTTTGCCAGGACCTCTCGTGGAGAACGAAGGGTGTCTTCTATAAAATATTGAAGCGATGGGACTTTAAAGTGACCGGCACCCATAGCTTCGAGAACGCGCAAGCGACGGCCGGCGGCATCGATACGAGGGAGCTCGTCGCGGACACGTTGGAATCCAAGCTCGTGCCCGGGCTTTATATGGCCGGCGAGGTGATGGACGTCGACGGCGACTTCGGCGGCTACAACCTGCAATGGGCCTGGAGCTCCGGTTATGCGGCCGCGATGGCGCTGGGGAAACACATTTTCAAATGA
- a CDS encoding polysaccharide deacetylase family protein → MRIRYDRFPGGVSKALTLSYDDGRVHDRRLVEKLNAYGLKGTFHLNSGFFGLEGYVHAEEVAALYQGHEVSAHTVNHPFLEQSPPEQVVGTILSDREALEALVGYPVRGMSYPFGTYNDRVVATLPALGIEYARTVASHGKFDIPSDPLRWHPTCHHKQMLEHVDAFLAPLRHSRMKLFYIWGHSYEFENDDNWELVDRLGERLGGRDDVWYATNAEIVAYLQAIERLRFSADCRMIHNPSAIPVWISAEDEPLKIPAGRVVRVEG, encoded by the coding sequence ATGAGGATTCGTTACGATCGCTTTCCCGGCGGCGTATCCAAGGCGCTGACGCTCAGCTACGACGACGGGCGCGTCCACGACCGAAGGCTCGTCGAGAAGCTGAACGCTTACGGGCTCAAAGGCACCTTCCATCTGAACTCCGGTTTTTTCGGCCTGGAAGGATACGTTCATGCGGAAGAGGTGGCCGCCCTCTATCAGGGACACGAGGTGTCCGCGCATACGGTGAACCACCCGTTCTTGGAGCAGTCTCCGCCCGAGCAAGTCGTCGGCACGATCCTGTCCGATCGTGAAGCGCTCGAGGCGCTGGTCGGATACCCCGTGCGCGGGATGAGCTATCCGTTCGGCACGTATAACGACCGCGTCGTCGCGACGCTGCCGGCCCTCGGCATCGAATATGCGAGAACGGTCGCGAGCCACGGCAAGTTCGACATCCCGAGCGATCCGCTGCGCTGGCATCCGACGTGCCATCATAAACAGATGCTCGAGCACGTCGACGCCTTCCTCGCGCCGCTTCGCCATTCGAGAATGAAGCTGTTCTACATCTGGGGACACAGCTACGAATTCGAGAACGACGACAACTGGGAGCTCGTCGACCGTCTCGGCGAACGGCTCGGCGGCCGCGACGACGTCTGGTACGCGACGAACGCGGAGATCGTTGCGTATTTGCAAGCGATCGAGCGGCTTCGGTTTTCCGCGGACTGCCGCATGATCCATAATCCTTCGGCCATCCCGGTGTGGATCAGCGCGGAAGACGAGCCGCTCAAGATCCCGGCGGGACGCGTCGTTCGCGTAGAAGGGTAG
- a CDS encoding DUF1904 family protein, translated as MPQLTVRGIAVERLVSVSKPMVEELAAVCGCGKDNFTIDRLATTSVFEGKTTETYPFVEVAWFERGRDVRDRVAETITRFVRQAGVPEVEVAFKEYSEAAYYINGIACDSGES; from the coding sequence ATGCCGCAATTAACGGTTAGAGGAATCGCCGTCGAGCGTCTCGTCTCCGTCAGCAAACCGATGGTGGAGGAGCTGGCCGCCGTCTGCGGCTGCGGAAAGGACAATTTCACCATCGATCGTTTGGCGACGACGTCCGTATTCGAGGGAAAGACGACGGAGACGTATCCGTTCGTGGAGGTCGCTTGGTTCGAGCGCGGCCGCGACGTTCGGGATCGGGTGGCGGAGACGATTACCCGATTCGTTCGTCAGGCGGGCGTTCCGGAAGTGGAGGTCGCCTTCAAGGAATATTCGGAAGCGGCTTATTATATCAACGGCATCGCATGCGATTCAGGGGAGAGCTGA
- a CDS encoding acyl-CoA dehydrogenase family protein — protein MIRWIDQYVRNAAERERVRAADALAARFAERAGAHDRDGSFPFDNMSDLFEAGYLRLTVPKRYGGDEISLYELVLLQERLAYGDGATALAVGWHLGQTMHFRECRKWPEPLFAELCRDIVRDGAMINTFASEPASGSPSRGGKPETEAVRTDGGWLISGRKTFSTLSPILDRFVVTAYVPEEGAVGEFLVRKGEGVTVEETWNTLGMRATGSHDVVLDRAFVSSDARLGQVEVDDGGGWLLHIPACYMGIAIAARDFALDFARTYKPNSVTTPIGELPTVQQSIGLMEAELRAARSLLYATADRWDREQEGRAALKPDLGLAKYVVTNGAIKIVDLAMRIVGGASLSKRLPLERYARDVRAGLYNPPMDNNVLTMLAKAALGESGQG, from the coding sequence ATGATCCGATGGATCGACCAATACGTTCGCAACGCCGCGGAGCGGGAGCGCGTCCGCGCGGCCGACGCCCTGGCCGCCCGATTCGCGGAGAGGGCCGGAGCGCATGATCGCGACGGCTCGTTCCCGTTCGACAACATGTCCGACCTGTTCGAAGCGGGTTATCTTCGGCTTACGGTTCCGAAGCGGTACGGCGGCGACGAAATTTCGTTGTACGAATTGGTGCTGCTGCAGGAGCGTCTCGCGTACGGCGACGGCGCGACGGCGCTGGCCGTCGGCTGGCATCTCGGCCAGACGATGCACTTCCGAGAATGCCGGAAGTGGCCGGAGCCGCTGTTCGCCGAGCTGTGCCGCGACATCGTTCGGGACGGCGCGATGATCAACACGTTCGCGAGCGAGCCGGCGTCGGGCAGTCCGAGCCGGGGCGGAAAGCCGGAGACGGAAGCGGTCCGAACGGACGGAGGCTGGCTGATTTCCGGGCGGAAGACGTTCAGCACGTTGTCTCCGATTCTGGATCGGTTCGTCGTCACCGCCTACGTGCCTGAGGAAGGCGCCGTCGGCGAGTTCCTCGTGCGGAAGGGCGAGGGCGTAACGGTGGAGGAGACGTGGAATACGCTCGGCATGCGGGCGACCGGAAGCCACGACGTCGTCCTGGATCGCGCGTTCGTCTCGAGCGACGCCCGGCTCGGGCAAGTCGAAGTCGACGACGGCGGCGGTTGGCTGCTGCATATTCCCGCTTGTTACATGGGCATCGCGATCGCGGCGCGGGACTTCGCGCTGGACTTCGCCCGGACGTATAAGCCGAACAGCGTGACGACGCCGATCGGGGAGCTCCCGACGGTACAGCAGTCGATCGGCTTGATGGAGGCGGAGCTCCGAGCGGCCCGGAGCCTCTTATACGCGACCGCGGACCGGTGGGACCGGGAGCAGGAAGGCCGCGCGGCGCTCAAGCCGGACCTCGGCTTAGCGAAGTACGTCGTCACGAACGGCGCGATCAAGATCGTCGACTTGGCGATGCGGATCGTCGGCGGCGCGAGCTTGTCGAAGCGGCTGCCGTTGGAGCGGTACGCTCGGGACGTGCGGGCCGGATTGTACAATCCGCCGATGGACAACAACGTGTTGACGATGCTGGCGAAGGCGGCGCTCGGCGAGTCGGGACAAGGGTAA
- a CDS encoding Gfo/Idh/MocA family protein translates to MTDTYKIVVAGCGNMANAWVKGALARDNAEIVGLVDIKLEFAQAMADRHGLACETFTDVAEALERTGANLVFDVTIPASHFGVCSTALQRGAHVLGEKPMAESMADARELIAIADRTGRSYAVMQNRRYNANIRALRELAKNGTIGKVGYAGADFFLGPHFGGFREAMDSPLLLDMAIHTFDQARFLTGADPVSVYCHEFNPPGSWYAGDASAICIFEMSDGSVFAYRGSWCAEGAPTSWEAQWRIQGEKGAAMWDGTGAPYAEVVAPGGQEGKFMREYERVEAPFVWQGRSGHEGCFDEMFAALEEGRPAETDCRDNIKSMAMVYGAIDSAKARRKIDLKPYYGG, encoded by the coding sequence ATGACCGATACATACAAGATCGTAGTGGCCGGCTGCGGCAATATGGCGAACGCCTGGGTGAAGGGCGCGCTGGCGAGGGACAATGCGGAGATCGTCGGTTTGGTGGATATCAAACTCGAATTCGCGCAGGCGATGGCGGACCGCCATGGCCTCGCATGCGAGACGTTCACGGATGTTGCGGAGGCGTTGGAGCGGACGGGGGCGAATCTCGTCTTCGACGTAACGATCCCCGCGAGTCACTTCGGCGTCTGCTCGACGGCGCTGCAGCGGGGAGCCCATGTGCTCGGCGAGAAGCCGATGGCCGAGTCGATGGCGGACGCCCGCGAGTTGATCGCGATCGCCGATCGGACGGGTCGATCGTACGCGGTCATGCAAAACCGGCGATACAACGCCAACATCCGCGCGCTGCGCGAGCTCGCGAAGAACGGGACGATCGGCAAGGTCGGGTACGCCGGCGCGGACTTCTTCCTCGGTCCGCACTTCGGCGGCTTCCGGGAAGCGATGGACAGTCCGCTTCTTCTCGACATGGCGATCCATACGTTCGATCAAGCGCGCTTCCTGACGGGGGCGGATCCGGTTTCGGTGTATTGCCATGAGTTCAATCCTCCAGGATCGTGGTATGCGGGCGACGCCTCGGCGATTTGCATCTTCGAGATGTCGGACGGCTCGGTGTTCGCGTACCGCGGTTCTTGGTGCGCGGAAGGCGCGCCGACGTCCTGGGAAGCGCAGTGGCGCATCCAAGGGGAGAAGGGCGCGGCGATGTGGGACGGAACCGGCGCGCCGTACGCCGAGGTCGTCGCGCCGGGCGGGCAAGAAGGCAAGTTTATGCGCGAGTACGAGCGCGTGGAAGCGCCGTTCGTATGGCAAGGCCGGTCCGGCCACGAAGGCTGCTTCGACGAGATGTTCGCGGCGCTGGAGGAAGGCCGGCCGGCCGAAACCGACTGCCGCGACAACATCAAGAGCATGGCGATGGTATACGGCGCGATCGACAGCGCGAAGGCAAGGCGGAAGATCGACTTGAAGCCGTATTACGGCGGATAG
- a CDS encoding LysM peptidoglycan-binding domain-containing protein — MFYTVQPGDTLYGIASRYGVTVDALVQANNLQGGYIYVGQQLRIPVTGGGAGYPPPFPLPIPLPGGRRLEERVDRLERQTAQLERQLNNLDNEVDRLRQRVRRLEQGGQ, encoded by the coding sequence ATGTTTTATACTGTGCAACCCGGCGATACGCTGTACGGCATCGCTTCCCGTTACGGCGTAACGGTCGACGCGCTCGTCCAAGCGAACAATTTGCAAGGCGGCTACATCTATGTCGGCCAACAGCTGCGAATTCCGGTCACCGGCGGCGGCGCCGGATATCCGCCCCCCTTCCCGCTTCCGATCCCACTGCCGGGCGGCCGTCGGCTCGAAGAACGCGTGGATCGGCTGGAGCGGCAGACCGCGCAGCTCGAGCGGCAGCTGAATAATCTCGATAACGAGGTCGACCGGCTGCGGCAGCGCGTCCGCCGTCTAGAACAAGGGGGACAGTAA